A section of the Methanosphaera cuniculi genome encodes:
- a CDS encoding restriction endonuclease has protein sequence MKTEFNDELKYVDLLLPTLKLLGNETKTENELIEILKNDKYRSYNKQTITDELENTLDYLQKTEYINQNNDDQYQITTTGSNFIENLYHEENKIMKKDIRYEEKQKRLIKNENAQLNKIIQKINQYYNVPTRQDFYKLTLEYLKENPNHHLNRKNMQKDIILSNYPPEILSIITAKKGIVVYSRVDFAVYYLFHTNYITKKGKEYFITNKGLENIDNPNLADIVEKEYEEYEKSKNSKSDKTQTIDDKKNNEFKTIFKDEITYLDLIIPVINIINENTIGENLLFEKTRSIDKFKKYDDDLILKKIRKTIFYITQLNYTAPTINNEIKITQKGIEYQNELNKKIQKIRQKDLTPDELNKQIIKTQKRYTNKINRELVKKYDIPSTNMLYYDLLSFIKNNPYNTPTKNKNVVVDFIKSQNYSDEQLGILTIGIKEIMVNSRATIAHIDLKNTGLVEETNDHKFHITQKGLEYLNDENLIDMINSDLKEYWDNYRKKNKNTLKRKKDELTYIELIIPVLRELKNSSKTSDELNKFIENDTAFKDYPVNSIPVEVENTLFYLQKIGYIEVIDNQLQLTEDAIDFLDTFQDELIQIDKKNLNDTDKQKEVIKANKRNISRVNDKIKEEFNIPKQPFFYKDILEYIRDNPESIKGREQLTEEFINQKYNFTDKQMQVLLGTCGGEKYSTIISRAYHSIGNLKVAEYIEETSDKKFHITQKGLENIERPDLGKHVRKIVNKDENIKLPSLSENNELNSFNIYLNLILRILSNKLPYKKSIITNNIINLMIPGNESQETINLFRKEVEKTTYHMLQDELITHAPKTGYYKITQKGLNLINSSNIKNLKTEEVKDENPEETLDKKLTVRPEEPINIPKQVKSDPLDVFNRSYNKINKTLPKKLLKKVQNCDPYFFEKLSLDLLKKMDFYKVKTIHGEVTSKSNDGGVDGVIYLDPLSIKPVYFQSKRWKGSISRPEMQKFVGALYDKSADTGIFITTSNFTKGACDSAKTANIKLIDGEKLVELMIEYKVGIKTQEYNIDMIDEEYFKKENEG, from the coding sequence ATGAAAACTGAATTTAATGATGAGTTAAAATATGTTGATCTTCTCTTACCAACATTAAAACTTCTAGGTAATGAAACAAAAACAGAAAACGAACTTATAGAAATACTTAAAAATGATAAATATCGTTCATATAATAAACAAACAATTACAGATGAACTAGAAAATACATTAGATTATCTTCAAAAAACGGAATATATTAACCAAAATAATGATGATCAATACCAGATAACAACTACAGGTTCTAATTTTATTGAAAATCTTTATCATGAAGAAAATAAAATCATGAAAAAAGACATACGTTATGAAGAAAAACAAAAAAGACTCATAAAAAATGAAAATGCACAACTAAATAAAATTATTCAAAAAATAAATCAGTATTATAATGTTCCTACAAGACAAGATTTCTATAAACTTACATTAGAATATCTTAAAGAAAATCCAAATCATCACTTAAATAGAAAAAATATGCAAAAAGACATCATTTTAAGTAATTATCCACCTGAAATATTAAGTATTATAACAGCAAAAAAAGGAATTGTTGTATATTCACGAGTAGATTTCGCAGTTTATTATCTATTCCATACAAATTACATAACTAAGAAAGGAAAAGAATACTTTATAACAAATAAAGGACTTGAAAATATAGATAATCCTAATTTAGCTGATATTGTAGAAAAAGAATATGAAGAATATGAAAAATCTAAAAATTCAAAATCTGATAAAACACAAACCATAGATGATAAAAAAAATAATGAATTTAAAACCATATTTAAAGATGAAATAACCTACCTTGATCTTATAATACCTGTAATTAATATTATTAATGAAAATACAATAGGTGAGAATCTTCTTTTTGAAAAAACTAGAAGTATTGATAAATTTAAAAAATATGATGATGATTTAATTTTAAAAAAGATTAGAAAAACAATATTTTACATAACACAACTTAACTATACAGCTCCTACTATTAATAATGAAATAAAAATAACACAAAAAGGTATTGAGTATCAAAATGAACTTAACAAAAAAATACAGAAAATCAGACAAAAAGATCTTACACCAGATGAACTTAATAAACAAATCATAAAAACTCAGAAAAGGTATACAAATAAAATAAATCGAGAACTAGTTAAAAAGTATGATATTCCATCAACTAACATGCTTTATTATGATCTTCTTAGTTTTATAAAAAATAATCCATATAATACTCCTACAAAAAATAAAAATGTAGTAGTTGATTTTATTAAATCACAAAATTACTCAGATGAACAACTAGGTATTTTAACAATAGGAATAAAAGAGATCATGGTTAATTCAAGAGCAACTATAGCACATATTGACCTTAAAAATACAGGACTAGTTGAAGAGACAAATGATCATAAATTCCACATAACACAAAAAGGACTAGAATATCTTAATGATGAAAATCTCATTGATATGATAAATTCAGATCTTAAAGAATACTGGGACAATTATAGAAAGAAAAATAAAAACACATTAAAAAGAAAAAAAGATGAATTAACCTATATTGAACTTATAATACCTGTTTTAAGAGAACTTAAGAATTCTTCAAAAACATCAGATGAACTTAATAAGTTTATAGAAAATGATACTGCATTTAAAGATTATCCTGTAAATAGTATTCCAGTTGAAGTTGAAAATACATTATTTTATCTTCAAAAAATAGGATACATTGAAGTTATTGATAATCAACTTCAACTTACAGAAGATGCAATAGATTTCCTAGATACATTTCAAGATGAACTTATACAAATTGATAAAAAAAATCTTAATGATACAGATAAACAAAAAGAAGTAATAAAAGCTAATAAACGAAATATAAGTCGTGTGAATGATAAAATTAAAGAAGAATTTAATATTCCAAAACAACCATTCTTCTATAAAGATATTCTTGAATATATACGTGATAATCCTGAATCTATTAAAGGTAGAGAACAACTAACAGAGGAATTTATCAATCAAAAATATAACTTTACTGATAAACAAATGCAAGTATTACTAGGTACTTGTGGTGGAGAAAAATATAGTACTATAATATCACGAGCATATCATTCTATTGGAAATTTAAAAGTTGCAGAATATATAGAAGAAACTAGTGATAAAAAATTCCACATAACACAAAAAGGATTAGAAAATATAGAAAGACCAGATCTAGGTAAACATGTGAGAAAAATAGTAAATAAGGATGAAAATATAAAACTTCCTAGTTTATCTGAAAATAATGAACTTAACTCATTTAATATCTACTTAAACCTAATTCTACGTATCTTAAGTAACAAATTACCATATAAAAAAAGTATAATTACAAATAATATAATTAATCTTATGATACCAGGTAATGAAAGTCAAGAAACTATCAACTTATTTAGAAAAGAAGTTGAAAAAACAACCTATCATATGCTACAAGATGAACTTATAACACATGCACCAAAAACAGGATACTATAAAATTACACAAAAAGGACTCAATTTAATTAATAGTAGTAATATTAAAAATTTAAAAACAGAAGAAGTTAAAGATGAAAATCCTGAAGAAACATTAGATAAAAAATTAACAGTAAGACCTGAAGAACCAATAAACATACCAAAACAAGTAAAATCAGATCCACTAGATGTGTTTAATAGATCATATAATAAAATAAATAAAACACTTCCTAAAAAACTTCTTAAAAAAGTTCAAAATTGTGATCCATACTTTTTTGAAAAACTATCATTAGATCTTCTTAAAAAAATGGACTTCTATAAAGTTAAAACAATACATGGAGAAGTAACCTCTAAGTCAAATGATGGAGGAGTAGATGGAGTAATCTATCTTGACCCATTAAGTATAAAGCCTGTATACTTCCAATCTAAAAGATGGAAAGGTTCAATATCAAGACCTGAAATGCAAAAATTTGTAGGAGCATTATATGATAAATCAGCAGATACAGGAATATTTATAACAACATCAAACTTTACAAAAGGAGCATGTGATAGTGCAAAAACAGCAAATATTAAACTTATTGATGGAGAAAAACTTGTAGAATTAATGATAGAATACAAAGTAGGAATAAAAACACAAGAATATAACATTGATATGATAGATGAAGAATACTTCAAAAAGGAGAATGAAGGATGA
- a CDS encoding restriction endonuclease yields MKVEFENELKYTDLLLPTLEILSDNKNKTENEIINIFQENERFRKYNPNSIVQETTDALFYISKTNYVSYNNNNQFQITKDGLIFMNDLDHEKNKILKRNKPQHEIEEAIIKKENTYRNKIIKKIDNYYNIPSRQFFYKVILDYLNENPNHAFNRKNMNLDILSKLNYSDEEMGVLTRGKTISLYVRLNFAVAYLKNIKFISNDKNGEYYVTQKGLEYIDNPDLINIVEKEYKNKNKSNDKNKDKKSVISTKIEKEDKKLINQPENNFLNSKEEEDNKSSQSLSEKLSSKVKSCNPRFFEKIVYDLLMKMDYSGITPNHGELTPKTHDNGIDGIIYLGRLNTNPIYFQAKRWNNNVQKPEIHKFIGALYEKSANTGIFITTSDFSTGAKELAKSANIELINGKELVNFMIEFKIGTKTIEVVDEEYFE; encoded by the coding sequence ATGAAAGTTGAATTTGAAAATGAACTGAAATATACTGATCTTCTATTACCTACATTAGAAATTCTTTCTGATAATAAAAATAAAACAGAAAATGAAATAATAAACATTTTTCAGGAAAATGAGAGATTTAGAAAATATAATCCAAATAGTATTGTTCAAGAAACTACAGATGCTCTTTTTTATATTTCTAAAACAAATTATGTAAGCTATAATAACAATAATCAATTTCAAATTACTAAAGATGGATTAATCTTTATGAATGATCTTGATCATGAAAAAAACAAAATTCTGAAAAGAAATAAACCTCAACATGAAATAGAAGAAGCAATTATAAAAAAAGAAAACACCTACAGAAATAAAATAATTAAAAAAATTGATAATTATTACAATATTCCTTCAAGACAATTTTTTTATAAAGTTATATTAGATTATCTTAACGAAAATCCAAATCATGCTTTTAATAGAAAAAATATGAATTTAGATATTTTATCAAAATTAAATTATTCTGATGAAGAAATGGGTGTTTTAACTAGAGGAAAAACAATTTCATTATATGTTAGACTAAACTTTGCTGTTGCTTATCTTAAAAATATAAAATTTATTTCAAATGATAAAAATGGAGAATATTATGTAACACAAAAAGGTTTAGAATATATTGATAATCCTGACCTCATTAACATTGTAGAGAAAGAATATAAAAATAAAAATAAGTCTAATGATAAGAATAAAGATAAAAAATCAGTCATCTCAACTAAAATAGAAAAGGAAGATAAAAAATTAATAAATCAACCGGAAAATAATTTTTTAAATTCTAAAGAGGAAGAAGATAATAAAAGCAGTCAATCACTTTCAGAAAAATTATCATCTAAAGTGAAATCATGTAATCCAAGATTTTTTGAAAAGATTGTATATGATTTACTAATGAAAATGGATTATAGTGGAATTACTCCCAATCATGGAGAACTTACTCCTAAAACTCATGATAATGGAATTGATGGAATAATATATCTAGGACGTCTTAATACAAATCCTATATATTTTCAGGCAAAAAGATGGAATAACAATGTTCAAAAACCTGAAATTCATAAATTTATAGGAGCTTTATATGAAAAATCAGCAAATACAGGTATTTTCATAACAACATCTGATTTTTCAACTGGTGCAAAAGAATTAGCAAAATCTGCAAATATTGAATTAATTAATGGAAAAGAACTTGTTAATTTTATGATTGAATTTAAAATAGGAACAAAAACAATAGAAGTTGTTGATGAAGAATATTTTGAATAA
- a CDS encoding DUF5814 domain-containing protein produces MIILRRNKKVIEVYPIGSPKGALNHRREPLFFGYFKLVDVDGKIRPQRFIIRQDNVETFKSPKELIKILRKQKILLATKDEELEEMLNSLNIAYQYANICRHCTFDGYITLLRKDDSYKLYDEYICKNCAEKEIKRVMDLRGYSSVSYPRFKKLLDETHNLEKVLSMFDPKFNPIKHDKLTIYDKIRVKKKNYPKISVKQLKLPNKFKNILSKRVKHLLPVQILSLNAGLLSGENQLVVSATASGKTLVGELAGIPKAMRKQKFIYITPLVALANQKYRDFKAQYSKLGLKVAIKVGSNRVKAKGELTLKNKSVKDADIIVATYEGLDFMLRAGHSNQLKNLGCVVIDEIHMLDAEERGPRLNGLVQRLISMFPKAQLIGLSATIKNPKQIASDFNMNLVEYKERPVPLERHLIFAKSEYEKRNLLAELAKKEYDRKSSKGFRGQTIIFTNSRRKTHQIAQSVEKKGITTAAYHAGLSYAKKVKIEKDFAAQKISTVVTTAALAAGVDFPASQVLFETLRMGNDWLTNNEFSQMIGRAGRPTYHDIGRVYLIPELNKEFDGVSEERIAIDLLDSDVDNINVEYTEDDLYEQVLADISAMQNISVDDLKKRYTNIEAPILFDEVMDKLVDVKLIQHSKNDKQLYHPTRYGRAVSMSFLKIYKAEYIRTHLKQHPLITVENIEPFESAYLANRIINRLSSILKTNVSSRLFADSTRDIITTGEVIAKLDPQYADKLITLQMDFLSCSCKEKPFCNCFEVNISDKIIHQRLNGWSPDRISKYFMTNYDIHIYPGDIFTWLDQVIRTLDAISRIALAFNNKKTSNFTKSLIKKIERGK; encoded by the coding sequence ATGATAATTTTAAGACGTAATAAGAAGGTAATTGAGGTTTATCCTATTGGATCTCCTAAAGGTGCTTTAAATCATAGACGTGAACCATTGTTTTTTGGCTATTTTAAGTTAGTTGATGTTGATGGTAAGATTAGACCACAACGTTTTATTATACGCCAGGATAATGTTGAAACTTTTAAATCTCCTAAGGAACTTATTAAGATTTTACGTAAACAGAAGATTTTATTAGCAACTAAAGATGAGGAACTTGAAGAGATGTTAAATTCTCTTAATATTGCATATCAGTATGCTAATATTTGTCGTCATTGTACATTTGATGGATATATTACACTCCTTAGGAAGGATGATTCATATAAGTTATATGATGAGTATATCTGTAAAAATTGTGCAGAAAAAGAAATTAAGCGTGTGATGGATTTACGTGGTTATAGTAGTGTGTCTTATCCTCGTTTTAAGAAGCTTCTTGATGAAACTCATAATCTTGAAAAAGTTCTTAGTATGTTTGATCCTAAGTTTAATCCAATTAAGCATGATAAACTTACAATATATGATAAGATACGGGTAAAAAAGAAGAATTATCCAAAAATATCTGTTAAACAACTTAAACTTCCAAATAAATTTAAAAATATATTAAGCAAACGTGTAAAACACTTGCTTCCTGTACAGATACTATCTCTTAATGCAGGATTACTAAGTGGTGAAAATCAGCTTGTTGTATCAGCAACTGCTTCTGGTAAAACATTAGTTGGAGAACTTGCTGGAATTCCTAAAGCAATGAGAAAACAGAAATTCATTTATATCACACCACTAGTTGCACTTGCAAACCAGAAATATCGTGATTTTAAGGCACAGTATTCAAAGCTTGGACTTAAAGTTGCAATAAAGGTAGGGTCAAATCGTGTGAAAGCTAAAGGTGAATTAACTCTTAAAAATAAGTCAGTAAAAGATGCTGATATTATTGTTGCAACATATGAAGGACTTGACTTTATGCTAAGAGCAGGTCATTCAAATCAACTTAAAAATCTTGGATGTGTTGTAATTGATGAAATTCACATGCTTGATGCAGAAGAAAGAGGTCCAAGACTTAATGGACTTGTTCAACGTCTTATTTCAATGTTTCCAAAAGCACAGCTTATAGGTCTTTCAGCTACTATTAAAAATCCAAAACAAATAGCTAGTGATTTTAATATGAATCTAGTTGAATATAAAGAAAGACCAGTACCACTAGAACGTCATCTTATATTTGCAAAATCTGAGTATGAAAAACGTAACTTACTTGCAGAACTTGCTAAAAAAGAATATGATAGAAAATCATCTAAAGGGTTTAGAGGACAAACTATTATATTTACAAATTCCCGTCGTAAAACACACCAGATAGCACAAAGTGTAGAAAAAAAGGGAATAACTACAGCAGCATATCATGCAGGTTTATCATATGCAAAGAAAGTAAAAATAGAAAAAGACTTTGCAGCTCAGAAGATATCAACAGTTGTAACAACAGCAGCACTAGCAGCTGGTGTGGATTTCCCAGCATCACAGGTATTATTTGAAACACTACGTATGGGTAATGATTGGCTTACAAATAATGAATTTTCACAGATGATAGGACGTGCAGGACGACCAACATATCATGATATAGGACGAGTATACCTGATACCAGAACTTAACAAGGAATTTGATGGGGTATCTGAAGAACGTATTGCAATTGATTTGCTTGATAGTGATGTTGATAATATTAATGTTGAATATACAGAAGATGATCTTTATGAACAAGTACTTGCTGATATTTCAGCTATGCAGAATATAAGTGTTGATGATCTTAAAAAACGTTATACTAACATTGAAGCTCCAATACTATTTGATGAAGTGATGGATAAATTAGTAGATGTTAAATTAATACAACATTCAAAAAATGATAAACAACTTTATCATCCCACACGTTATGGTAGAGCAGTTTCAATGTCATTTCTTAAGATATATAAGGCTGAATATATTAGAACTCATCTTAAGCAACATCCACTTATTACAGTTGAAAATATTGAACCTTTTGAAAGTGCATATCTAGCTAACAGGATAATTAATAGACTTTCAAGTATTCTTAAAACTAATGTAAGTTCAAGGCTTTTTGCTGATTCAACTCGTGATATTATTACAACAGGTGAGGTTATTGCAAAACTTGACCCACAATATGCTGATAAACTCATCACATTACAGATGGATTTCTTATCTTGTAGTTGTAAAGAAAAACCTTTCTGTAACTGTTTTGAGGTAAATATATCTGATAAGATAATACATCAACGTCTTAATGGGTGGAGTCCTGATCGTATAAGTAAGTATTTTATGACAAACTATGATATTCACATCTATCCTGGTGATATTTTCACATGGCTTGATCAAGTAATTCGTACACTTGATGCAATATCACGTATTGCTTTAGCATTTAATAATAAGAAAACTAGTAATTTTACAAAAAGTTTAATTAAAAAAATAGAACGAGGAAAATAA
- the arfB gene encoding 2-amino-5-formylamino-6-ribosylaminopyrimidin-4(3H)-one 5'-monophosphate deformylase → MKNKNNIKLKYNSGNVISQEVHKIGIIALGSHRENHGTALPIDTDSKIAATVALNVSIKTGATFLGIFYGATEYDYVKHGIHLDKDELIDDQIIPQLKNIRDMLDIKTVIIVNGHGGNNQIIDSLKYIADETQLQIIFNNSIIENEGPHACTGELSMGKVLGIIDDTMIEEHTNFDLNPEVGMVGLKEARENEPLIDEEAQIVEAEGIMIDEELGLNLLNKAQEDIIDVIKRLI, encoded by the coding sequence ATGAAAAACAAAAACAATATAAAACTAAAATATAACTCAGGAAATGTAATATCCCAAGAAGTCCATAAAATAGGAATAATAGCACTAGGATCACACAGAGAAAACCATGGAACAGCATTACCAATAGATACAGACTCAAAAATAGCAGCAACTGTAGCATTAAATGTATCAATAAAAACAGGTGCAACATTTCTAGGAATATTCTATGGAGCAACAGAATATGACTATGTAAAACATGGAATTCACCTAGATAAAGATGAACTTATAGATGATCAGATAATACCACAACTAAAAAATATACGCGACATGCTAGATATAAAAACAGTAATAATCGTAAATGGACATGGTGGAAACAATCAAATAATAGATAGTCTCAAATATATTGCAGATGAAACACAACTTCAAATAATATTTAACAATTCAATCATTGAAAATGAAGGACCACATGCATGTACTGGTGAATTATCAATGGGAAAAGTTCTTGGAATAATTGATGATACAATGATAGAAGAACATACTAATTTTGATCTAAATCCAGAAGTGGGAATGGTAGGATTAAAAGAAGCACGTGAAAATGAGCCCTTAATAGATGAAGAAGCACAAATTGTGGAAGCTGAGGGCATCATGATAGATGAAGAACTCGGACTTAATCTTCTAAATAAAGCACAAGAAGATATAATAGATGTAATAAAAAGACTAATTTAA
- a CDS encoding RNA-binding protein, translated as MIMKTKKRNFLKNKKIKEIKNQLGIYENIIPKKSQVEYIKVEDMPDIYLIDGEPLLMQTEDKIIPTLKAILNQKTIENEVVVDMGAINFVIKGADIMSPGIVDAQDTITEGDTVVIVDEQHHKPLAIGTALITGPEMVENNKGKAIKNLHYVGDPIWTLEI; from the coding sequence ATAATAATGAAAACTAAAAAAAGAAACTTTCTAAAAAATAAAAAAATAAAAGAAATTAAAAATCAACTTGGAATATATGAAAACATAATACCAAAAAAATCACAAGTAGAATATATAAAAGTAGAAGACATGCCAGACATCTACCTAATAGATGGTGAACCACTACTAATGCAAACAGAAGATAAAATAATCCCAACACTAAAAGCAATACTAAATCAAAAGACAATCGAAAATGAAGTAGTAGTTGATATGGGAGCAATAAACTTTGTAATAAAAGGAGCAGACATCATGTCACCAGGAATAGTAGATGCACAAGACACAATTACAGAAGGTGACACAGTAGTAATAGTCGATGAACAACACCATAAACCACTAGCAATAGGAACAGCACTAATTACAGGACCTGAAATGGTAGAAAACAACAAAGGAAAAGCTATAAAAAACCTCCATTATGTAGGAGATCCAATCTGGACACTAGAAATATAG
- a CDS encoding LSm family protein, which translates to MNDQKNSNNTSRPLDALGQALNSQVLINLKGGKEFRGVLQSFDMHMNLVINDAEELKDGESERRLGVVLVRGDNIVYISPG; encoded by the coding sequence GTGAACGACCAAAAAAATAGTAACAATACATCTAGACCTCTAGATGCGTTAGGACAAGCTTTAAATTCACAAGTTCTTATCAACCTTAAAGGTGGAAAAGAATTCAGAGGAGTTTTACAAAGCTTTGATATGCACATGAATTTAGTAATAAACGACGCAGAAGAACTAAAAGATGGAGAATCCGAACGCCGATTAGGTGTTGTTTTAGTTCGTGGAGATAACATAGTCTACATATCACCAGGATAA
- a CDS encoding 50S ribosomal protein L37e: MKGTPSFGKRNKINHVRCRRCGRNAYNATKKFCASCGFGRSKRLRRYSWQNKKPTTRQRLK; encoded by the coding sequence GTGAAAGGAACACCATCATTTGGGAAACGTAATAAAATCAATCACGTAAGATGTAGAAGATGTGGTAGAAACGCATACAATGCAACTAAAAAGTTCTGTGCTTCATGTGGTTTTGGAAGATCCAAAAGACTAAGAAGATACAGTTGGCAAAATAAAAAACCTACAACACGTCAAAGATTAAAATAG
- the oadA gene encoding sodium-extruding oxaloacetate decarboxylase subunit alpha: protein MAKVKIIETALRDAHQSLIATRMRTEDMVPILQDMDKVGYFSLEAWGGATFDTCIRFLNEDPWERLRVFKENLKNTPIQMLLRGQNLVGYKHYADDVVEEFVAKSYENGVDIFRIFDALNDIRNMQTAIKTAKDVGGYVQGTISYTISPVHTIDTYVEFAKQLEELDCDAITIKDMAGLITPSMARDLITALKDEVSLDVNLHSHCTSGMTLMSYEAAIEAGVDMLDTAISPFSGGTSQPPTESVVAALQGTKYDTGINLESLTPVKEYFVELDEKYKALLDPLSSKVDADVLLYQVPGGMLSNLVSQLKQQDAIDKYDDVLDEIPKVREDLGYPPLVTPTSQIVGVQAVMNVLTGERYSNITKEVKDYLRGLYGKPPAPINQDLYKKANGDEEPVTGRPADLLEPELPEARKKLEDEKLMNKEEDLLTYVLYPTVAEKFLKGEAVAEEIPEPNKIEYAPTSIPTSYDVEVDGETFNVKVLPTGYMEMEPASEKIKGSVEGGLQAAMQGMIVKLKVNKGDKVEIGDTVAVLEAMKMENDVKSDKAGEVTDIFISEGDTVEKDEVLMVIK, encoded by the coding sequence ATGGCAAAAGTAAAAATAATCGAAACAGCCTTACGTGATGCTCACCAATCATTAATCGCAACAAGAATGAGAACAGAAGATATGGTGCCAATCCTTCAAGATATGGATAAAGTAGGCTATTTTTCACTAGAAGCATGGGGAGGAGCAACCTTTGATACATGTATCAGATTCCTAAATGAAGATCCATGGGAAAGACTCAGAGTATTTAAAGAAAACCTAAAAAACACTCCAATACAAATGCTACTAAGAGGACAAAACCTAGTAGGATACAAACACTACGCAGATGATGTAGTAGAAGAATTTGTAGCAAAATCATATGAAAATGGAGTAGATATCTTTAGAATATTTGATGCACTAAATGATATTAGAAACATGCAAACAGCAATAAAAACAGCAAAAGATGTAGGTGGATATGTACAAGGAACAATAAGCTACACAATAAGCCCAGTACATACAATAGATACATATGTAGAATTTGCAAAACAACTAGAAGAATTAGATTGTGATGCAATAACAATAAAAGATATGGCAGGACTTATAACACCATCAATGGCACGTGATCTAATCACAGCACTAAAAGATGAAGTAAGTCTTGATGTAAACTTACACAGTCACTGTACTAGTGGAATGACACTCATGAGCTATGAAGCAGCAATAGAAGCTGGAGTAGACATGCTTGATACTGCAATATCACCATTTTCAGGTGGAACATCACAACCACCAACAGAAAGTGTAGTAGCAGCACTACAAGGAACAAAATATGACACAGGAATAAATCTTGAAAGTTTAACACCTGTAAAAGAATACTTTGTAGAACTAGATGAAAAATACAAAGCATTACTTGATCCACTATCATCAAAAGTAGATGCAGATGTACTACTCTATCAAGTACCTGGTGGAATGCTATCAAATCTTGTATCACAACTAAAACAACAAGATGCTATAGATAAATATGATGATGTACTAGATGAAATACCAAAAGTACGAGAAGACCTTGGATACCCACCACTTGTAACACCAACAAGTCAAATTGTAGGAGTACAAGCTGTAATGAATGTACTAACAGGTGAAAGATACTCAAACATCACAAAAGAAGTAAAAGATTATCTACGTGGATTATACGGAAAACCACCAGCACCAATAAACCAAGACTTATATAAAAAAGCAAATGGTGATGAAGAACCTGTAACAGGAAGACCAGCAGACTTACTTGAACCTGAACTTCCAGAAGCACGTAAAAAACTTGAAGATGAAAAACTAATGAATAAAGAAGAAGATCTTCTAACATACGTACTTTATCCAACAGTAGCAGAAAAATTCCTAAAAGGTGAAGCTGTAGCTGAAGAAATACCAGAACCAAACAAAATAGAATATGCACCAACATCCATACCAACATCATATGATGTAGAAGTAGATGGAGAAACATTTAATGTAAAAGTACTTCCAACAGGATACATGGAAATGGAACCAGCATCTGAGAAAATCAAAGGATCAGTTGAAGGTGGACTTCAAGCAGCAATGCAAGGAATGATTGTAAAACTCAAAGTAAACAAAGGAGATAAAGTAGAAATCGGAGATACAGTAGCAGTACTAGAAGCTATGAAAATGGAAAATGATGTAAAATCCGATAAAGCAGGAGAAGTAACAGATATCTTCATATCAGAAGGAGATACAGTAGAAAAAGATGAAGTACTTATGGTAATAAAATAA
- a CDS encoding DUF2284 domain-containing protein, with product MKPYTLTTLRKTLSTDEFYDKYNNYEKTQGFCRECFNYNQNYSCSPLDINIQEYITSFDNVDIIITKLDFTKDVYNKKYSQDELNSIINDTFMKEKSNIKQKLLDEEKNYLRSESITGPCTYCKEDFKNEFKTQVDCKNKFDKCLHPEHRRYSLSALGFDSELILDDLFDIELILIKPGTLPRYMNNVSAILYD from the coding sequence ATGAAACCATACACTCTAACAACCCTACGTAAAACCCTTAGTACAGATGAATTTTATGATAAATATAATAACTATGAAAAAACACAAGGATTTTGTCGTGAATGTTTTAACTACAACCAGAACTACTCCTGTTCACCTCTAGATATCAACATTCAAGAATATATAACAAGTTTTGATAATGTGGATATTATAATAACAAAACTTGACTTTACAAAAGATGTTTATAATAAGAAATATTCACAAGATGAACTTAATAGTATCATTAATGATACATTTATGAAAGAAAAAAGCAATATTAAACAAAAACTACTAGATGAAGAAAAAAACTATTTACGATCTGAAAGTATTACAGGACCATGTACATACTGTAAAGAAGATTTTAAAAATGAATTTAAAACACAAGTTGATTGTAAAAATAAGTTTGATAAATGTCTTCATCCCGAACATAGACGATATTCACTCTCAGCACTAGGCTTTGATTCAGAATTAATTTTAGATGACTTATTTGATATTGAGTTAATTCTTATTAAACCAGGCACATTACCACGTTATATGAATAATGTATCTGCTATATTATATGATTAA